In Pseudomonas fluorescens NCIMB 11764, a single window of DNA contains:
- a CDS encoding DUF6124 family protein: protein MTNPTPNVPEYETTSPYESFDSKKLHEAAERALDHHLGTHPDKKSKRRNGDLFSVCPDINTETLLANASEDLLSISAIAADLADGVEGSRRSVALALSRMADGVHLLVERALDHLDEPEMAAIFAKQQSRVS from the coding sequence ATGACCAATCCGACGCCCAATGTTCCCGAATACGAGACCACATCCCCCTACGAATCCTTCGATTCCAAAAAACTCCACGAAGCCGCCGAGCGCGCCCTCGACCATCACCTCGGAACACATCCTGATAAAAAATCCAAACGTCGCAATGGCGACCTCTTCAGCGTCTGCCCCGACATCAACACTGAAACCCTCCTCGCCAACGCCTCGGAAGACCTCTTGTCCATCAGCGCCATCGCCGCCGACCTGGCCGACGGCGTGGAAGGCTCACGCCGCTCCGTAGCCCTGGCGCTCAGCCGCATGGCCGACGGGGTGCATTTGCTGGTTGAGCGAGCGCTGGATCATCTGGATGAACCGGAAATGGCGGCGATTTTCGCCAAGCAACAAAGCCGAGTCAGCTGA
- a CDS encoding lysozyme inhibitor LprI family protein: MALTGFVLAASMISANAQETCNHDSFTNPDLITCGQQSLEKVDAVLNEQYKKAMASLAPADKKQLTDVQRKWVRFKETYCEDIYQSALPGAEAPIEKLACLARATNARLGELIYLQTGMPNDGFYKAASLMAGPDRENGLKASINLLGGVEFDDPVWKQYADAQCDMSFRMLREDLAYCAVRMRFQLPMNR; encoded by the coding sequence ATGGCGTTGACGGGCTTCGTTTTAGCGGCGTCGATGATCTCGGCGAATGCTCAGGAAACCTGCAACCACGACAGCTTCACCAATCCCGATTTGATCACTTGCGGTCAGCAAAGCCTCGAGAAAGTCGATGCCGTCTTGAATGAGCAATACAAGAAAGCAATGGCCAGTTTGGCTCCCGCAGACAAGAAGCAACTGACCGACGTGCAAAGAAAGTGGGTGCGTTTCAAAGAAACGTATTGCGAAGATATCTATCAGTCCGCTTTACCGGGAGCTGAGGCGCCAATCGAGAAGCTTGCGTGTTTGGCGCGTGCAACCAATGCCCGGTTGGGCGAACTCATTTATCTACAGACAGGGATGCCGAATGATGGCTTTTACAAAGCTGCATCGCTGATGGCAGGGCCGGATCGAGAAAACGGCCTAAAGGCCTCGATCAACCTGCTAGGCGGAGTTGAATTCGACGATCCGGTTTGGAAGCAATACGCCGATGCGCAGTGCGACATGAGTTTCCGCATGTTGCGCGAAGACCTCGCCTATTGCGCTGTACGAATGCGTTTTCAGTTACCCATGAACCGCTAA
- a CDS encoding tetratricopeptide repeat protein, protein MELKTVKRFFLCFVCALVCYVTLLLSPALATPQVIRKIPVSLMGDASRQNVFVLTGDTDEAYHRLLIAPEPGASDDILLDTSKAIPLIKSQYSAAMSEGFSINVINSPAGVLTVVDMQGEPVSVKQSSAEAGDALVLVSNEEDNGVYNFNLVFRYNKNSKQFELSSLVQVTNNESCDRSVVSVEEVPKSMIGETSLSSFDGRKVFEQLHDLHVKRPAEGYKKLMMSDIAYQLDQALVLYRKGQKEAVSTVMANFLMDGGEGHCYPHSYIAQKYDFVQSPSWSNDVGFLLGESGYYEESIELLNAVIARNPGRTVAYLNLADSYWGVKDKVRAAQAYKQYASLMTSAGKGSKIPDRVAERSKGAVE, encoded by the coding sequence ATGGAATTGAAGACAGTGAAACGCTTTTTTTTGTGCTTTGTTTGCGCGTTAGTCTGCTATGTCACTCTGCTGCTTTCGCCTGCGCTCGCTACTCCGCAGGTTATCAGGAAGATTCCGGTCAGTTTAATGGGTGATGCATCACGTCAAAACGTGTTTGTGCTGACTGGTGATACCGATGAAGCTTATCACCGACTGCTGATCGCGCCTGAGCCTGGGGCCAGCGACGACATTCTGCTGGATACATCCAAAGCGATACCGTTAATCAAAAGCCAATACTCGGCGGCCATGAGTGAAGGCTTCAGTATCAACGTGATCAACAGTCCGGCAGGTGTGCTTACGGTTGTCGATATGCAAGGGGAGCCCGTGTCAGTCAAGCAGTCTTCCGCTGAAGCAGGGGACGCGCTTGTGCTGGTCAGTAACGAAGAAGATAACGGCGTTTACAACTTCAATCTGGTGTTCCGCTACAACAAAAACTCAAAACAGTTTGAGCTGAGTAGCCTAGTGCAGGTAACCAACAACGAGTCCTGTGATCGCTCGGTAGTCAGTGTTGAAGAAGTACCCAAAAGCATGATCGGCGAAACCTCGTTGTCGTCGTTCGATGGGCGCAAGGTGTTTGAGCAGTTGCATGACCTGCACGTTAAGCGACCCGCCGAGGGCTACAAAAAACTGATGATGTCGGATATCGCGTACCAGCTCGACCAAGCGCTGGTGCTGTATCGAAAAGGGCAGAAAGAGGCCGTTTCGACGGTGATGGCGAATTTTCTGATGGATGGGGGCGAAGGCCACTGCTATCCGCACAGTTACATCGCGCAAAAGTATGACTTCGTTCAATCGCCAAGCTGGTCTAACGACGTCGGTTTTCTATTGGGCGAGTCCGGCTATTACGAAGAATCCATTGAGTTGTTGAACGCGGTTATTGCCAGAAACCCCGGCAGAACAGTTGCCTATCTGAATCTCGCGGATAGTTACTGGGGCGTGAAAGATAAGGTGCGGGCGGCGCAGGCTTACAAGCAATATGCCTCGTTGATGACCAGCGCGGGCAAGGGGTCGAAGATTCCTGATCGAGTGGCTGAGCGCAGTAAAGGAGCGGTGGAGTAA
- a CDS encoding tetratricopeptide repeat protein → MFNKCCVITCLVFLLTDTSYGNTAPLKIVGFKGGSLSFKYYEEKYGGWNDVQYQGSTDGFSIYSLPTQLAGYENGVVASSEIGLVSGDKKYVIVQRTNTGEVVDGEGSEIVSSPVYCDMVSLETGCVENVGSVQQCDGAWLDNKWKSAEGGVFEFSNGGISPKQLISDVVGVSENESRASALRDSVFMGIASYMACYPPEKNISEYNDIAFYFAQGGEHLLAMQIYNRLLAVAADRVPLKLNVADSLWVLGKHDEAKPYYAEYRKAMRKKGVASKVPKRVEERLN, encoded by the coding sequence ATGTTTAATAAGTGCTGTGTGATCACATGTTTGGTGTTTTTGCTCACTGATACGAGTTATGGAAATACAGCGCCGTTGAAAATTGTTGGTTTTAAAGGTGGTTCTTTAAGCTTTAAATATTATGAAGAGAAGTATGGGGGGTGGAATGATGTGCAATATCAAGGCTCCACAGATGGGTTCAGCATATACTCGCTCCCAACTCAATTGGCGGGTTATGAGAATGGAGTCGTTGCAAGCTCAGAGATAGGTCTTGTCTCTGGCGATAAAAAATATGTGATAGTGCAGCGAACAAATACCGGAGAAGTAGTCGATGGGGAAGGGAGTGAAATAGTTTCCTCTCCGGTATACTGCGATATGGTTTCGCTGGAAACTGGCTGTGTCGAAAATGTGGGTTCAGTTCAGCAATGTGACGGCGCATGGCTGGACAACAAATGGAAAAGTGCGGAAGGAGGGGTTTTCGAATTTTCTAATGGGGGAATTTCTCCGAAGCAACTAATCTCTGATGTGGTTGGCGTGTCTGAGAATGAGTCGCGCGCTAGTGCATTAAGAGACTCTGTTTTCATGGGAATTGCCTCCTATATGGCGTGCTATCCACCTGAAAAAAATATATCTGAATATAATGACATTGCGTTCTACTTTGCCCAAGGTGGCGAGCACCTTTTGGCAATGCAAATTTATAATCGTTTGTTGGCTGTTGCGGCGGATAGAGTGCCCTTGAAACTTAATGTTGCTGATTCTCTCTGGGTACTTGGAAAGCATGATGAGGCGAAGCCGTACTATGCTGAATATCGAAAGGCGATGAGGAAGAAAGGTGTTGCAAGTAAGGTTCCTAAGAGAGTTGAGGAACGTTTGAATTAG
- a CDS encoding tetratricopeptide repeat protein has product MKAATNILMFAVAVLFASISMAQNSLALYVSDSGSAALTEVQGRTSLLVLAGGNDNGQATSGSCVIAASLTAVEGGFKGNLFPVSTGINSYSEEQAQGKKINVESDSAAIVITDVDDVGICALDNSLVNRYGKILLNDKKHKIVYSEMIGLAHANALSLFKRGKKEEAIIGLSAYAENYKSAWLADKELADVVVSAINDYAYFLQENNQAAESIPLLKDIVTAQPNRAVAWLNLADSNWAVGNKNDAVKQYSEYKKLMLSVNKKSKIPSRVFERSEASSSL; this is encoded by the coding sequence ATGAAAGCGGCTACTAATATTTTGATGTTTGCTGTTGCAGTGCTTTTTGCCAGTATTTCAATGGCTCAAAACAGTTTGGCGCTTTACGTTTCCGATTCAGGAAGTGCAGCTTTAACGGAGGTGCAAGGACGTACTTCGTTGCTAGTTCTTGCTGGGGGAAACGATAATGGGCAGGCTACGTCAGGTAGTTGCGTAATCGCAGCAAGTTTAACAGCTGTAGAAGGAGGCTTTAAAGGTAACCTCTTTCCAGTCAGCACGGGCATAAACAGTTATAGTGAAGAACAAGCGCAGGGGAAAAAAATAAACGTTGAGAGTGATTCCGCGGCGATAGTTATAACTGATGTGGATGATGTGGGTATTTGTGCATTAGATAATAGTCTGGTTAATCGCTATGGAAAGATTCTGCTCAATGACAAGAAACATAAAATTGTTTATTCGGAAATGATTGGTCTCGCTCACGCCAATGCTCTGTCGTTGTTTAAAAGAGGAAAAAAAGAGGAGGCGATCATCGGGCTTTCTGCTTATGCGGAAAATTATAAGTCTGCTTGGCTGGCTGACAAAGAATTGGCTGATGTAGTTGTATCAGCGATAAATGATTATGCCTATTTTCTACAGGAGAATAATCAAGCAGCGGAATCGATCCCGCTCCTAAAAGATATCGTAACTGCTCAGCCAAATAGAGCGGTTGCTTGGTTGAATTTGGCGGATTCAAACTGGGCGGTTGGCAATAAAAATGATGCCGTAAAACAATATTCTGAATATAAAAAACTCATGCTGTCGGTAAACAAAAAGTCGAAAATTCCATCGCGAGTATTTGAGCGCTCTGAAGCTTCTTCTAGTCTTTAA